From Microplitis mediator isolate UGA2020A chromosome 11, iyMicMedi2.1, whole genome shotgun sequence, one genomic window encodes:
- the LOC130677961 gene encoding putative uncharacterized protein DDB_G0293878, translated as MKLTVLVILITQVHLFSCQKSRRISNPVDHYQEPARYGAQELPPSMRRTSPAEDGPKESEVYGLKDLPNSRRGKMMPGVGSRGLVASRLREIFRKDTSPNQQIIIITPPQNNPDQPHPSARNLNSATDSSDNEEIELPSHGSDDLIITDNDPALSDTEVVVQSASRRSNSRKSNRNKNINVNNNANANRQFDYSLPQDYPEDTDPEIVDYPTDLEDRRFSNDDVQIIRLGPTSRSTRRRLSDNRNTNVNTNVNTNSDARRRLISRNRNTNVNTNVNTNNEARRRSLNDNKNVNVNINNLNADNADDETATNDVEAGNADGDNVVEANDDTIYGDSVVSPVSVISRRSQGEQTLRADDSNGKSRRGSRRSKTLDPSASQVQSRRNLKSVGSSSRRNVLVEVTSLDNDDNSRRVDDSPGNSYSRRNSEAENSGKRRKLVIVGDSPAAYGLDDSDNQISGSRRRSPTIIVSARRFLRNRNDNKNININNNVNDAAVDDDIKVSSRRRLTSSGIYDDNAADGISSLVQQFRRHRARTNNENKNVNINVNRLDSAENV; from the exons ATGAAGCTCACCgttttagttattttaattacgcAAGTACACTTGTTCTCG TGTCAAAAAAGCCGTAGAATATCGAATCCAGTTGATCATTATCAAGAACCCGCACGTTACGGAGCTCAAGAACTACCACCAAGTATGCGTCGTACTTCTCCCGCTGAAGATGGACCTAAAGAATCAGAAGTATATGGTTTGAAAGACCTTCCTAATTCTCGAAGAGGAAAAATGATGCCCGGCGTCGGATCACGTGGCCTAGTTGCTAGTCGTTTGAgagaaattttcagaaaagatACCTCTCCTAATcagcaaataataattataacccCACCGCAAAATAATCCCGACCAACCTCACCCTAGTGCCAGAAATTTGAACTCTGCAACCGATTCAAGCGACAACGAAGAAATTGAACTTCCATCACACGGATCCGATGACCTCATAATAACAGACAATGATCCCGCATTGAGCGACACAGAAGTGGTTGTTCAAAGTGCATCTCGTCGTTCAAATAGCCGCAAATCGAACAGGAACAAAAATATCAACGTCAACAACAATGCGAATGCAAACCGTCAATTTGATTACTCGCTTCCACAAGATTATCCTGAAGATACAGATCCCGAGATTGTTGACTACCCCACTGATCTAGAAGACCGACGATTTTCAAACGATGATGTCCAGATAATAAGATTGGGGCCGACGTCACGAAGTACAAGACGTCGATTGTCTGACAACAGAAATACTAATGTCAACACCAATGTCAACACCAACAGCGATGCTCGTCGACGACTCATCTCTCGCAACAGAAACACAAATGTCAACACCAACGTCAACACCAACAACGAGGCAAGACGACGATCTCTTAATGACAACAAAAATGTTAATGTAAACATCAACAATTTAAACGCTGACAATGCTGATGATGAGACTGCGACGAATGACGTTGAAGCTGGTAATGCAGACGGTGACAATGTCGTTGAAGCTAATGACGATACAATTTATGGTGACAGTGTCGTAAGTCCGGTGTCAGTTATTAGTAGGCGTTCTCAAGGTGAACAGACGTTGCGAGCTGATGACAGTAACGGAAAAAGCCGAAGAGGCAGTCGTAGATCGAAGACTTTGGATCCGTCTGCTAGTCAAGTTCAGTCGCGTAGAAATTTAAAGTCTGTAGGATCTAGTAGTCGAAGAAATGTCCTGGTTGAAGTGACTTCTCTAGATAATGATGATAACAGTCGAAGAGTAGACGATTCTCCGGGCAATTCCTACAGTCGAAGAAATTCTGAAGCTGAAAATTCAGGCAAAAGACGTAAACTAGTTATCGTTGGTGATTCCCCTGCTGCTTACGGTCTTGATGATTCTGATAATCAGATAAGCGGCTCTCGCAGAAGGAGTCCTACAATTATCGTGTCAGCTCGCAGATTCTTGAGAAATCGCAATGACAATAAGAACATAAACATCAATAACAATGTCAACGACGCAGCTGTTGATGACGATATTAAGGTTTCTTCGCGAAGACGATTGACATCCTCAGgaatttatgatgataatgCTGCTGATGGTATTTCTAGTTTAGTTCAGCAGTTCCGTAGGCATCGTGCGCGCactaataatgaaaataaaaatgttaatataaATGTTAACAGACTCGATAGCGCTGAAAATGTTTAG
- the LOC130677982 gene encoding postacrosomal sheath WW domain-binding protein-like produces the protein MKRSAVIFIISALSQLAARCSGQFLGNGPSATAVAGNRGASAISDPSGWQPSGYGYGPRPGLGYSSMPMDPSFGGNYPGPYNNYPMGSLFMPAPGLGIPPAGLGFPPAGLGIPPAGLGIPPGGLGIPPGGLGIPSGGLGIPSGGLGAPIGYGSSPFGGLTPQGMGMPYPAMGAGLGYGDSGLGMGGGSAMGYPQPGYTAVQPVPQMPMMVQPQSTQMTENDNANTNININHDMGLHHPGIPKGLLGLARM, from the exons ATGAAGAGATCCGCAGTAATCTTTATTATTTCAGCGCTAAGCcag ctGGCGGCAAGATGCTCAGGGCAGTTTTTGGGAAATGGCCCATCAGCAACTGCAGTTGCAGGCAATCGAGGTGCGTCTGCAATTTCTGACCCTAGTGGATGGCAACCATCTGGTTATGGTTATGGACCACGACCTGGATTAGGATACAGCTCAATGCCAATGGATCCATCATTTGGTGGAAATTATCCAGGACCGTACAATAACTATCCGATGGGGTCACTATTCATGCCGGCACCAGGCTTAGGAATTCCGCCCGCAGGTTTAGGATTTCCACCCGCAGGTTTAGGGATTCCGCCCGCAGGTTTAGGAATTCCACCAGGAGGTTTAGGAATTCCACCAGGAGGTTTAGGAATTCCATCAGGAGGATTAGGAATTCCATCAGGAGGCTTAGGAGCACCAATAGGTTACGGAAGTTCACCATTCGGTGGATTAACTCCGCAAGGAATGGGCATGCCCTATCCGGCAATGGGAGCAGGTTTAGGTTACGGTGATTCCGGATTAGGAATGGGCGGTGGTTCGGCAATGGGTTATCCCCAACCAGGGTACACAGCTGTGCAGCCAGTGCCGCAAATGCCGATGATGGTTCAGCCGCAGTCGACCCAAATGACGGAAAATGATAACGCCAATacgaatattaatatcaacCATGATATGGGATTACACCATCCCGGTATACCCAAAGGATTATTAGGATTGGCTagaatgtaa
- the LOC130677989 gene encoding putative uncharacterized protein DDB_G0293878, which translates to MLRGILSFLASVGFALAQYYPNNGGLGFGQSLPGPGYPGSMYPGASLNSVQPPNYYPGYFPPSAMANLPMAPGNVGINPGVLPMPMAMPMPMSMPVAMGSNENSNSNENANTNVNINSGSYRRSLHRPSKENSMNRNTNTNNNINA; encoded by the exons ATGCTACGTGGAATTCTTTCGTTTCTGGCATCTGTCGGTTTTGCTTTAGCCCag tactatCCAAATAATGGAGGATTAGGTTTCGGACAGTCATTACCCGGACCAGGATACCCCGGGTCAATGTATCCAGGAGCGAGTTTAAATTCAGTGCAACCACCAAACTACTATCCGGGATATTTCCCCCCCTCGGCAATGGCTAATTTACCAATGGCACCTGGCAATGTTGGTATTAATCCAGGAGTACTTCCTATGCCCATGGCTATGCCGATGCCTATGAGTATGCCCGTAGCCATGGGGTCCAATGAAAATTCGAACTCAAACGAGAATGCTAATACCAACGTCAACATAAACTCTGGATCCTACAGAAGAAGTCTCCATCGTCCGAGCAAAGA aaactcCATGAATAGAAACACCAACACCAACAACAATATAAATGCCTAA
- the LOC130677960 gene encoding GATA zinc finger domain-containing protein 14-like, whose product MKLTVLVILITQVHLFSCQKSRSVWNTEDYYQNRERFEKQELPIRRQYYNPDQGYQEGPSVVNRPCIDIPHPDNTDVYTADYDACEGKDFRTCGMHTYPGQYSRRAKVNPSPGSRSIPRSKYTRNLSTNDPSSAEQIIIVAPSRHHRRPSRPIVKNYNSAVDSRNNIDIERVPSDINDDVIVEENDPELIESEGRVQSAPLRWNAQKSKNKNLNVNSNTKGRRQYDPQSGYYPVRQYPPSSQPSEYPNYPPNPQYPQNPREVPPSYSQGYDYPYDQPGQPDPRDVIPVLEVPQSSRNTRRRVSENKNTNVNTNVNTNNEARRRSLNDNKNVNVNVNKANAENADDETATNDVEAGNADADNLVEANDDTTYYESVISPVSVTSRRYQAAKTDDSNGKSRRGSRRSKNLDPSSASRVQSRRNTKSLGSDSRRKSETENSGKRRNIVTVGDSTAANGVDASNNQIRGSRGMRPTVVVTARRLLRNRDDNKNININNNVNNAAIDDDIKVDSRRLLTSSAFIDDNDANGVSYLPQLPLRHRGRNINENKNVNINVNRFDSSENA is encoded by the exons ATGAAGCTCACCgttttagttattttaattacgcAAGTACACTTGTTCTCG TGTCAAAAAAGCCGCAGTGTGTGGAATACCGAAGACTATTATCAAAATCGCGAACGTTTTGAAAAACAAGAATTACCAATTCGCCGTCAATATTACAATCCAGACCAAGGATACCAAGAAGGGCCATCGGTAGTAAACAGACCGTGCATTGACATCCCACACCCAGATAATACTGATGTCTATACTGCTGATTATGATGCATGCGAAGGTAAAGATTTCCGTACTTGCGGCATGCATACGTATCCTGGGCAATATTCGCGGCGAGCAAAGGTCAACCCTAGTCCCGGATCTCGAAGCATACCGCGGAGTAAATATACCAGAAATCTGTCCACAAATGATCCCTCGTCCGCCGAGCAAATAATAATCGTAGCCCCATCGAGACATCATCGTCGTCCGTCTCGTCCTATCGTCAAAAATTACAACTCTGCAGTCGACTCACGCAACAACATCGACATCGAACGAGTTCCTTCAGATATAAATGATGACGTTATTGTCGAAGAGAATGACCCCGAATTGATTGAGTCTGAAGGACGTGTCCAAAGTGCGCCTCTTCGTTGGAACGCTCAAAAatcaaagaataaaaatttgaacgtcAATAGCAATACCAAAGGAAGACGTCAATATGATCCTCAGTCTGGTTATTACCCAGTTCGTCAGTATCCTCCAAGTTCTCAACCTTCCGAGTACCCGAATTATCCCCCGAACCCCCAGTATCCCCAGAATCCACGAGAAGTCCCACCAAGTTATTCCCAGGGTTATGATTACCCTTACGATCAACCTGGCCAACCAGATCCACGGGATGTTATCCCTGTCCTAGAAGTTCCGCAATCGTCACGAAACACAAGACGTCGAGTATCTGAGAACAAAAACACAAATGTCAACACCAATGTCAACACCAACAACGAGGCAAGACGAAGATCTCTCAATGACAACAAAAATGTAAATGTGAATGTCAACAAAGCAAATGCTGAAAATGCTGATGACGAGACTGCGACGAATGACGTCGAAGCTGGTAATGCAGACGCTGACAATCTCGTTGAAGCCAATGACGATACAACTTATTATGAGAGTGTCATAAGTCCAGTGTCAGTTACTAGTAGGCGTTATCAAGCTGCGAAGACTGATGACAGTAACGGAAAAAGCCGAAGAGGCAGTCGTAGATCAAAAAATTTGGACCCTTCGTCTGCTAGTCGAGTCCAGTCGCGTAGGAATACAAAGTCTTTAGGATCTGACAGTCGAAGGAAATCTGAAACTGAAAATTCAGGCAAAAGACGGAACATAGTCACTGTCGGCGATTCCACTGCTGCTAATGGGGTTGATGCTTCTAATAATCAGATAAGGGGTTCCCGCGGAATGAGACCAACAGTCGTCGTGACAGCACGTCGACTACTAAGAAATCGCGATGATAATAAGAACATAAACATCAACAACAACGTCAACAACGCAGCTATTGATGACGATATCAAGGTTGATTCGCGAAGACTATTGACATCCTCAGCTTTTATTGATGACAATGACGCTAATGGTGTTTCTTATTTACCCCAACTGCCTCTCAGACATCGTGGGCGCAatatcaatgaaaataaaaatgttaatataaATGTCAACAGATTCGATAGCTCCGAAAATGCTTAG